A stretch of DNA from Telopea speciosissima isolate NSW1024214 ecotype Mountain lineage chromosome 5, Tspe_v1, whole genome shotgun sequence:
actcatccatcacaacatcctcatttccattatactgagtttatctatataatACTTTTTAACTGTcaaacattccgcaccatacatcatagccagtggTATGactgtcccataaaattttccttagttttaaaggaataagttgatcacacaacactccggatgcacctctccacttcaccCATCCTATTTGCTtctaaaacatataaatacagGTAAATAATCCCACAGATCATAAAGGATGATATCGTGTGGTTCAAAACTCTTAAGAAAAATAGACACAATGGGGCACGCAAAAGAACCTTTTCAGAGAAACTCGTGAACGCATTCTAGAGACCACTATGCATTGTCATGAAAGAGGGAAAGGAATTAGAAAATGACAAGTTAAAGCCAACGCAAGTGTCAAAAACAATTCATGTGTTCCATATTGAAGCTAGTTTATCAGCTGCTTTAGCTGTCTAACACTGGGCCAAAATTTTGGGTGAGAAAAAGGGATCAGCCCATTGTGAGCACTTTTTATCCTGATGGATCTTCTTGATAGTGCACATGTATTAGGAAAGGGGGCTGGATATACACGTGTTAAGTGTTCTATGTAGCAGTATCCTTCATaacaaaattataattcatgATAGACTCCCAACTTTAGCAGTTAATTCAGTAGTAGCGAAGTAGTAAGCTCAGGTGTACTATTAAACTCCTTGAGGAATACATGAAAAACAAACTAAGAGGGGCATCTTCTAAAGCACCTTGGTCTTTCAAATTTAACACTTCATCATTATCATGTTAAAAACTCAAAGCCATGTTTGATTATCAAGAGAAAGTAGgaaacttcaaaaaaatttgggagGAGGACACTCTACACTTTCATTTTCTTGTACATCCTAGAGCTCGGTTGACAACTAAACACAGACAAAGGCTCCAAGCATAGCTATCAAGGCGCCAAGGCACTGGCTAGGAGCTTTGGAGCATAGGGATCTAGGCGAGGCCTTATTGGTCAAAGCTCGTAGAAAATTGGGTTTACTTTAGGACTTTTCAGATTATGTTAGTAAGAATTACTTACTAATATCTTGGCCAACTTATGTTAATAGTCACTCTACTTAATAGTAAAATAAAGTAAAGAGGAGATATTAAACATTCACCAATCAATCGATGATCATTCAGCATTCATCAAGTCAAGCAATAAACAATCAAATATTTGTTTTTCCAATTACTATGATTTTAAGGCTTAGTTAtcttcattttcaaatttcaaccccTTAGTTTTACTGTTTTTCCAATTTTAACCCCGATTAAGTATATAATAAACTGCAAAACATACATCCATACACGagtttctttcttcatcatttaAGGCACAAAATTGCTCTTGTCTAGTTCAAAACCTAGCCAAGGCCTTGATGACCAAAGCAACACCTTGGCAACCATGCAAACACCTAGGCAAGGCGAGGGACAAGTTGTAAAAAAATAGGTGAGTGCAAGCTTGCCCATTCAGAAAGGGCCTTGGGACCTAAGCAAAGCCTATGGCTCCAAGGAGTTATTGTCTCAATTCTCAATTTGTATTTGAAGCTTTTCCACATAAATTGCAGTGTAAAGTGGTTGACATGCTTCCTACTCAACTCAAATGCTTTATCATATTGTTCCTTTTGAAATATGAATGTTAAAAAGATAGGGACCACCGAACAATCTCATCGGGAAAGGACCTTCTTCATtatcaacaaagaaaaaagaagtaaaattcCTCCCAAATTGCAAACTGAATCCCCCCGCATCATACTAAAATACAAAATTACATAGTCGTCACGGctgttaggcgacccaaggcattggcgAGGGTCCAAAATAAAGGCAACAACAAGTAGGCAGTCAAGGCGTTCAAGGCGcacgcctaggcgatgccttgacaactatgaaaaaTTACCCTCAGAACACTAAGTGGGTCATACACTCTAAAAATGTTAACACCAATCATATAGCAATCTAATATTCAGCTGTCCTAAAAGCCTTTTGAACCAGATAGTCCATTGAACAGTCAACAGTTTTtagtgaactttttttttttaattggggggggggggggggaggtcaAGCTTACATTTTAAACAGCCAGGAAAAACATAGTTTCTGCGGACAAACACAAGAAAAATGACTTTCACATATAGAGTTAAGAGATTATCATTCAGTAAGCACACTTCTATCAGGCCAAGATGTTTGTTCAAAAGCTTATGCATCCAGCCAAAGTATAAGTCCTTCAGAAAAATAGTGACATCATTATTAATAAGGATGTCACAGCTAGTTATTAATGCACAATCAAACTTTTGACTGAAGTACGGATTAGCATTTGATCTAGGGCAATCTCGACTTTTCCAACTGAAAAAAGAAGGAATGCTGAAGAAGTTTTGATCCCATTTCCCCAGCATCCGCGCAATAATACAACTTTTGAGGATCAAGAAGAACTACTCACCTAAAATAACTCCATTATCAAACCAATCATTTCTTCCAGACCAGGGTTTAAAACACAGAATCAGGATCTGGATCATCCTTGGAAATCGGCATATTCCAGGCATATAGGGTAATTGCATACAGGATCAGCCCAATCCGGATTGGGCAGAATTGGGATCAGCTTTGGCAGATTTGGATCCGATCCGATCTTAAAACCCTTTTCCATACTTTCTAATCCATTTCTCCTTGAGCTATAAGTATATGATCTATATCCTCTTGTGGAAATGTTTCATTACATTCTTGTGATCTTCAAACTCAATACCACAAAGAACACAGAAAGTGAAACTAAAGTTGTCATCTCCAATTCCAACCATTCCTAATCAAACCTTACAAATGAAAAAACTCTTTTCCAACTGTGTAGTTGCTTGCCTGTTCGTTACAATTACTTCCACCCATAATTAATCCTTCATTCCAATATAAATTAATACACCTCAATTTTCCTAACTTCAGATGTGACTGATTTCAGCATGTAAATACAAAGAAACATTTTAGCATCTTAGTAgatgatttgaagaagtattgcAAAGTAGACAAACTTGCCTCCTTTGAAAAGTAATTCTTCCCCTGGGATGTTAATCTTCAGTCAAAATGGTTCACTCAAACTTTGAAGGAATCCATTTAGCACTTCAACAAAAAGAAATTGGAAAATAAAGACCATCTGTAATCTTCTCATACAGACCCATttcagagagagggaaaggtAGGAGAAGATTGTCTTCTGTATACtgcttttgttcttgaaaaGCCTGAAAGACCTCCATTTGACACCAATTAGTCCATTCCTCACAGCTGTCAAAGCAAATTTTCCAAAGGAAGTGAAAAATTTATCTGCCAGTACACTCTACATTATTCTTTATTATGCAAAAATATTTAAGATTTTTCTCATAGATATGGATTGGAGTTTACCTTGGCAGTTGGCACCCATTCACACTTCCCTACATTTCTTCATAAACTTTGATTTCCAGGTTTCACTTAAAATACAATTTCCAAGAGAACTCAAAAGGTTATAATTGCTAATCATCAAATCATTGGATCTCTTAAATGTAAGCCGTGTTTCACACAGTCATCAATTAATCAATGAACTTCTACTAATCCTAATTATGTGCTCATCCCAGACATTAAGTTATTTCCTGGCCAGTAGAACCAAATCAAACCTGCGTTAACTTATAAGTAGAGAGCCTTCAAGACACACTACTTCAAAACTTGGATTGCACCTAAAGTAACCCTCAAGTTAGCATATTTAAGCAATTACGATTAACGATCGCCTCTTCATTCAACAATAGATAATACCCAAATGCTCTCAACAAGAATCAAGCAAAAATCAAGAATTTACAGAAACCAAGCGACCCAAACACCATAGCAATAGAATTAGCACTACGGAAGAGcaataaccaaaaatgaaattaagcattaaaaaatcaaattttcgaATAAATGACTAACCTCCACTCTCCTTCTTCGTAGGGAGAGTAATCAATGTCTTCTTTTCTGACGCTATTGAACATCAGAGCGGCCAGCGATGCGAAAATACCTGTCAAAGAAGAAACGAATTCGAAAACCTTAACGATATActattaaagaaaaattaaggACAAAGTGAGAGGAACAAACCCGGGAGGTAATGAACGAAGGAGACCTTGACGGAACTGCAGACGACAGCGTCGACCCAGAACCACCAGCCAGCACCGAATACGGCACCGGCGCAGCCGGGACCGAAGATCGCCCACAGCTCTCCCAActccatctttctttcttctaagAATTTCTTCGAAGCCCTCTTGCTGCTATTTCTGCCAACACCACCAAGGAACCAGCAGAAGCAGCAAAAAGCACGAAGGTAAGGGATGAGACACGAAACTCGAGACAACCACGCAACAGCGTAACAAAATAGTACTCTCGGATCGGTCGTCTGGTTCTGTCCTTTGAGTGGGTGACACAAGTTTTTCAGTGGAGTGGGACCCAACTCATTGCGTGCTACGTATTGTTTTTcctgggttttttgtttttttttggcagaaaaacaaaaagtatTGTTTTTCCTGGTTCAACCGCTGAACAAGCATccttactctcttttttttttcttttttttttgtgaaaaaggaaagatataataaatatattaacGGGTGAATATTCTCTATGCTGCAGTGCAGGCTTCactcaggcacatgggcagtcTGTGCAAGGGGAACAGGGTAGTCATTGCGCACATCcctatgtgcctgggcgcagcctttgctgcaacacagagaacagtgcccctaTATTAAtttatgaaagagaaaatacTAGGAATCATCGACGCAAACACAAAGACCCTAAGAGCTGCTGAAGCTCCTCAAGGATACTAGTTAGGGGAACAAAAGTCTCACCAATAGAGGATTGACTCCTACACAAGTGGTCAGCAAGCCTATTAGTGTCTCACTGAACTACAATCATTCAAAGCAAAAGTTGAGGCTCTATAATGACGTGTAGCTGCTCACATGCGTGCAAGAAGGTTATATCGATGAGGAGGAGGACTAGGTTAGGTTGATTGAtaactttgaaatttttttttgggggagggggtaaAGGTAAATCTTATTGAAGAACAGTACATGAGGAGCTCAAGGTACTGAAGTTGTTAAATGAAATTGTGACCTAACTTTGAAGTACCTTTGCTTctgttgcgtcagaaatccTGTTGGAGCGAGCTCTGCCTGCAAGACAAGGATTAGCAAAGAGGATCGGGCGtcgccggtgatctcactcTGATGCTTAAGTTCGATCTCTAAGCAGCAGTCAATTCAGAAAAAATTCAGATAGATTGGAtgtgtgttacctcccttacttaaggtGGTTGAGAAGTAGAATCGTGCCTGAATAGGTAAGCTGGAAtctcggagtggagtgagaccatTGTGGAGCGAAGTGTGGGGATAATGCTTATCCGTTACTTCCCACGCGCTGGATTAGGCGTGACGTGGGTGAAAGTCTCGGACCATGTTGGTCCATGGTAAGCTTGGTGTTGTTTACATAAGTTATGGGGGTCGTTCCTCTCATGCCTGGCTATGGCCAGACTGGTGTCATTTACAAGCGAGCGCGTTGCACCCTAGCGGTGCGGGCTAGGGTGCGACCTGGCACCCAGCCCAGTACGATGTTCATAACTTGGTCCTTTCTACGAGCTTGGAGATCATCCTTGTTTGCGCTTGTCAGGCTGCGCAACTTCGTCTTGGACTCACGACCACGATGGCTCGTTCTCGTCCCATCTGATCCTTTGTCCCATCACGAGCCCCCCACTCCCCTAGATGTTGGCATCCTGGGGAGTTAAATCGATTCAAATTCTTTGGCGTCTGATCTCGCACGCTTAAGCCTGACATATTGACGGTTGGTCGTGACTTGACGTTCCAGCCATCGGTCGACACGTGGCCTATGCCATTAAGACACCTCAATCCGAGGTGACGCTTGACGTTCCAAATTCGAACAGACGCGTGGCCGTAGGCATTATGAGGTCTGGGCTAAGCCTATCGTCAGTTGATCCTTGTTGCGCTAATCCACCCGCTACAGTTCAACCACTTGCCTACGCTTTTATTACATCTCGGGCAGATCCAACATCGGCTGTTCTCGGCCCTAAGGTGGACTTACCCCCTGGCCATTGGATTCTAGGGcgcttcctcttctcctcttcatctATAAATTGGGGCTTCGTCCCTACTGTAATTTCTTATTGATCTTTGGAGAATTTGAATCTTATGCTCTTTTTGCCTTCTATTGTTGTGGTTTCCTGCCGCTGTATTTGTTTCGATGACCGCCATTTTCTTCAACAACTCTCAAGCTCTTTCACTCAAACTTTTCGCTACAAGCCTGTACCACGTGTTCTGTTCGAGCCGTGCTTTTCTTCCCCCAACCTCTGCTACTTTGCCATCAGTAAGTTCATGCCATcatgtcatcttcttcttctcaagcCGAGTGCGATAGGGGCTCCGGTGAGGTTGTTAGAATGAGTGGGGGTTCTGACCCCGAAGTGAATTATGAGAGGACCCAAGAGGAGCGATCTGCACTCTTTGGGTCCAAGAAGTTTGCTGCTCAGGCTGGCCGCTTGGCCCAGATTTCTTCTGCCCAATCCAGTGGAGGGGCGCAAGCCTCTGCCGGGGATTTAGAGGAGCACATCATCGAAGGCGGCGGCGCTCAAGACGAGGAGGAGGTGGGAGTTCAGGTGAAACCCACCAG
This window harbors:
- the LOC122660989 gene encoding transmembrane protein 50A-like, which produces MELGELWAIFGPGCAGAVFGAGWWFWVDAVVCSSVKVSFVHYLPGIFASLAALMFNSVRKEDIDYSPYEEGEWRLKLWLFFAYVVSFVSLAASVGLLVQDSVVKSGPSVWTGVAGVLQCVFVLISGLMYWTSHLD